The following proteins come from a genomic window of Nitrospira sp.:
- the trpS gene encoding tryptophan--tRNA ligase produces the protein MTTPRRRVLSGMQPSGLMHLGNYLGALENWKALQEQHACYFFVADWHALSTNYADTSRIRTFVQEMLIDWLAGGIDPDRSTIFIQSRIPEHAILHLLLSMMTPVSWLERNPTYKEKQEEIKEKDLTTYGFLGYPVLQAADILLYKPDFVPVGKDQLPHLELTRELARRFNDIYKTAVFPEPKEHLTKFPKVLGTDGRKMSKSYNNTINLSDTEPVVRQKLKTMVTDPARVRRTDPGNPDLCPVYEFHNIYSPQEVKNQVNTDCRSAAIGCIDCKKLVADRMVEQLAPIWDKRAKLTQAPSRVDEIVDTGSKRAAAVASATLHEVNEAMKI, from the coding sequence ATGACCACACCTCGCAGACGCGTACTCAGCGGCATGCAGCCCAGCGGCCTCATGCATCTCGGCAACTATCTTGGTGCCTTAGAAAACTGGAAGGCCTTGCAAGAACAGCATGCCTGCTATTTCTTCGTCGCCGACTGGCACGCGTTGTCGACGAACTATGCCGACACCAGTCGCATTCGTACCTTTGTGCAGGAGATGCTGATCGATTGGCTGGCCGGCGGTATCGACCCGGACCGGTCTACGATCTTTATCCAGTCGCGGATTCCGGAACATGCGATCCTGCATCTCTTACTCTCGATGATGACGCCTGTCTCGTGGCTGGAACGCAACCCGACCTACAAGGAGAAGCAGGAGGAGATCAAGGAAAAAGACCTCACGACCTACGGCTTTCTCGGCTACCCAGTCCTCCAAGCCGCCGACATCCTCCTGTACAAACCCGATTTTGTTCCAGTAGGGAAGGATCAACTCCCCCATCTAGAACTGACGAGAGAGCTCGCCCGGCGATTCAACGATATCTACAAAACAGCAGTCTTTCCTGAGCCGAAGGAACACCTGACCAAGTTTCCCAAGGTGCTTGGCACCGATGGCCGAAAGATGAGCAAGAGTTACAATAATACGATTAACCTCTCTGATACCGAACCAGTCGTTCGGCAGAAGCTCAAGACCATGGTCACCGACCCAGCCCGTGTGCGGCGGACCGACCCAGGCAATCCCGACCTCTGTCCCGTCTACGAATTCCACAACATCTACTCCCCACAAGAGGTCAAAAACCAGGTCAACACAGACTGCCGATCCGCTGCGATCGGCTGTATCGACTGCAAGAAACTCGTGGCGGACCGCATGGTGGAACAGTTGGCACCGATCTGGGACAAACGCGCCAAACTCACGCAAGCGCCATCCCGCGTCGATGAAATTGTCGATACCGGCAGCAAACGAGCTGCTGCAGTCGCCAGTGCAACGCTACATGAAGTAAACGAGGCCATGAAGATCTGA
- a CDS encoding IS3 family transposase, translating into MALISLSGCGTWWHGDHHSVTIFTTPLDVQIVVGDRVQLLRPGTVSLNRKEVLRRLEWVNERASSSPTPQQASGIKDLFTCEVIGHTMGARMTTDLVSDALRKAVGTKRPRPGLIHHSDRRSQYCAQDHQAQLRQFGMTAFMSRKANCYDNAPMESFWGTLKNELVHHRRYATREQPQREITEYIELFYNRQRRHSRLGNCSPAAFALQWARQQPAA; encoded by the coding sequence TTGGCATTGATCTCGCTCTCCGGATGTGGCACCTGGTGGCACGGCGACCATCACTCCGTCACTATCTTCACAACACCACTCGATGTTCAAATCGTGGTTGGTGACCGCGTCCAGCTACTGAGACCGGGAACGGTCTCGCTCAACCGAAAAGAGGTTCTCCGCAGATTAGAGTGGGTCAATGAGAGGGCGTCTTCTTCTCCAACCCCGCAACAAGCCTCCGGCATCAAGGATCTGTTCACCTGTGAAGTGATCGGGCATACCATGGGTGCTCGGATGACGACGGACTTGGTGAGCGACGCCTTAAGGAAAGCGGTGGGGACGAAGCGCCCACGCCCAGGCTTGATCCACCACTCCGACCGTAGGTCCCAATATTGTGCTCAGGACCATCAGGCGCAGCTGCGGCAGTTCGGCATGACCGCGTTCATGAGTCGGAAGGCCAACTGCTATGACAATGCGCCGATGGAGAGCTTCTGGGGGACGCTGAAGAATGAGCTGGTGCATCATCGGCGGTATGCCACGCGGGAGCAGCCCCAGCGGGAAATCACGGAGTACATCGAGCTGTTCTACAACCGTCAGCGGCGACATTCTCGGCTGGGGAATTGCTCACCTGCGGCATTTGCCCTTCAGTGGGCCCGTCAACAGCCGGCGGCATGA
- a CDS encoding YbhB/YbcL family Raf kinase inhibitor-like protein translates to MRLIWSSILCAIALMPGISAAADFQLTSPTIKPKGTIGRAHVFDGFGCTGDNVSPELRWTNAPKGTKSFAVTMYDPDAPTGSGWWHWVIFNIPPDISALAAGAGKPGGSGEPQRAVQSMTDFGEPGYGGPCPPAGHKSHRYIFTVYALKVDQLSLKPQASGAMVGYYLNQNALAKASFTGLYSRK, encoded by the coding sequence ATGAGACTGATCTGGAGCAGCATTCTATGTGCGATCGCGCTCATGCCTGGCATCAGTGCTGCGGCCGATTTTCAGCTCACCAGTCCGACCATTAAGCCTAAGGGCACGATCGGCAGGGCGCATGTCTTCGACGGATTTGGATGCACCGGCGACAATGTGTCACCGGAATTGCGTTGGACCAACGCTCCGAAGGGGACCAAGAGTTTTGCCGTGACCATGTATGATCCGGATGCGCCCACCGGTAGCGGCTGGTGGCATTGGGTCATCTTCAATATTCCTCCGGATATCTCGGCACTCGCCGCGGGCGCCGGAAAGCCGGGCGGCTCCGGTGAGCCGCAACGCGCGGTGCAAAGCATGACGGACTTCGGTGAGCCCGGCTACGGTGGCCCCTGTCCTCCTGCCGGCCATAAATCACATCGCTACATCTTTACGGTGTATGCATTAAAAGTAGATCAATTGTCGTTGAAGCCTCAGGCATCCGGCGCAATGGTCGGGTACTATCTCAATCAGAATGCTCTGGCCAAAGCTTCCTTCACCGGCCTGTATAGCCGCAAATAA
- a CDS encoding dienelactone hydrolase family protein, whose translation MAESIRETSVQYQSGSVTMKAFVAAPHTKEQRPTIIVLQEWWGLTDHIKDIARRYAAEGYVAIAPNLYSRLGYALTTDAGEAGKLMNTLKQEDGLADLNATVGYLKSVPEVDATRIGLTGFCMGGSYALMLPCVNVEIKAAVPFYGQVPNPDTPIQKLACPVLYLYGEDDGWITKADVQRLATALKKYGKAGEIKTYPGAPHAFFRDADPSVYRPEAAKDAWARTKAFFKQQLG comes from the coding sequence ATGGCTGAATCCATTCGAGAAACGTCCGTTCAGTATCAGAGTGGAAGCGTGACGATGAAGGCGTTCGTCGCAGCTCCGCATACCAAAGAGCAACGACCGACCATCATCGTCCTCCAGGAGTGGTGGGGACTCACGGATCACATAAAAGATATTGCGCGGCGCTATGCGGCAGAAGGCTATGTCGCGATCGCGCCGAACCTCTACTCGCGCCTAGGATATGCCCTTACGACAGATGCCGGAGAAGCCGGAAAACTCATGAATACGCTGAAACAGGAAGACGGCCTCGCTGATTTGAATGCCACCGTGGGGTATCTAAAATCAGTTCCAGAGGTCGATGCCACGAGGATTGGTCTCACAGGGTTCTGTATGGGCGGCTCCTATGCGCTCATGCTGCCCTGCGTCAATGTGGAGATCAAAGCGGCAGTGCCGTTCTATGGCCAAGTGCCCAATCCTGATACGCCGATTCAGAAGCTGGCCTGCCCGGTGCTGTACCTCTACGGTGAAGACGATGGCTGGATTACCAAGGCGGATGTCCAGCGACTGGCCACGGCGTTGAAGAAGTATGGGAAAGCCGGCGAGATTAAAACCTATCCTGGTGCTCCTCATGCGTTTTTCCGAGATGCCGATCCATCCGTGTATCGGCCGGAGGCTGCGAAGGACGCCTGGGCGAGGACGAAGGCCTTCTTCAAGCAACAGCTCGGTTAG
- a CDS encoding TldD/PmbA family protein translates to MTNGYAQLAANVLARAKACGATEADIVVADGETFSVQVRVGTVDRLTKAREKRLGLRVFIGKRSATTSTSDFSQDSLERLIADTCTLAKAVVEDDVSGLPDGAQMATDQPSLDLYDETVLDTETQIDWAKRGEAAAFATDPRITNSEGAEFDSSSGRVVLANSHGFVGSYKSSNFSLSVSPIATESTTGAMQRDAWYEVQRKFARLASAESIGQKAAERAVRRLGARKVATKRVPVVFDQEMAGSLLANLCGAISGYGLYKRASFLLDQLGQTIASDRMTVYDDGRMAGGLGSRPFDGEGLATRKNTIVERGVLRSYLLDTYSGRKLGLPSTGNASRSVGESPSVGPTNFYLVPGLKSAQEIIGSVKEGLYVTELIGFGINMVTGDYSRGASGFWIENGELAYPVEEITIAGNLKQMFKDIEVIGSDLVFRGRIASPTLKISELMVAGN, encoded by the coding sequence ATCACCAACGGCTATGCGCAGCTGGCTGCCAATGTTCTGGCTCGTGCGAAAGCCTGCGGCGCGACAGAGGCCGATATCGTGGTGGCCGATGGTGAGACCTTTTCGGTCCAAGTACGGGTCGGTACGGTCGATCGATTGACGAAGGCGAGAGAGAAGCGGCTCGGACTACGCGTCTTCATCGGAAAACGCTCGGCGACGACCTCGACATCTGACTTTTCACAAGACTCTCTTGAACGGCTTATTGCCGACACCTGCACCTTGGCTAAGGCGGTTGTTGAGGATGACGTATCGGGGTTACCAGATGGGGCTCAGATGGCGACGGACCAGCCGAGCCTTGATCTCTACGATGAGACTGTGCTCGATACGGAAACGCAGATTGATTGGGCCAAGCGCGGAGAAGCGGCAGCGTTTGCCACGGATCCACGCATTACGAACTCGGAAGGTGCGGAGTTTGATTCATCATCGGGACGAGTGGTGCTGGCGAACAGCCATGGGTTCGTCGGGTCCTACAAGAGTTCAAACTTTTCGCTATCCGTCTCTCCGATTGCAACTGAGTCCACAACCGGTGCTATGCAGCGGGATGCCTGGTATGAGGTGCAGCGAAAATTTGCACGGCTGGCCTCAGCGGAATCGATCGGGCAGAAGGCGGCCGAACGAGCCGTTCGTCGCTTGGGCGCACGCAAAGTGGCGACCAAGCGAGTACCGGTGGTGTTTGACCAAGAGATGGCTGGGAGCCTGCTCGCAAACTTGTGTGGGGCCATTTCCGGCTACGGTCTCTACAAGCGGGCCTCGTTCCTTCTCGATCAGCTTGGTCAGACGATTGCGTCCGATCGCATGACTGTGTACGACGACGGCCGGATGGCCGGAGGCCTTGGATCTCGCCCGTTTGACGGCGAAGGATTGGCCACGCGCAAGAACACGATCGTGGAGCGAGGTGTGTTACGGAGCTATCTACTTGATACCTACTCTGGACGGAAACTGGGGTTGCCCTCGACCGGCAACGCATCACGGAGTGTGGGCGAGAGTCCGTCTGTCGGCCCGACGAATTTTTATCTCGTCCCAGGACTGAAGAGCGCTCAGGAGATTATCGGTTCCGTCAAGGAAGGGCTTTACGTCACCGAGTTGATCGGATTCGGAATCAATATGGTCACGGGTGATTACTCACGAGGGGCCAGTGGGTTTTGGATTGAAAACGGAGAATTGGCCTACCCCGTCGAAGAAATCACCATCGCGGGGAATCTCAAGCAGATGTTCAAGGATATCGAAGTGATTGGGAGCGACCTCGTGTTTCGGGGGCGAATTGCGAGCCCGACGCTGAAAATTTCAGAACTGATGGTGGCAGGCAACTAG
- the tldD gene encoding metalloprotease TldD has product MLEPVQLAKFGVTELEAQHALDRLNMRDIDYADLYFESRTSESVSMEEGIVKRAAKSVSQGVGVRAIAGEKTGFAYSDELTKRDLEIAADTARYIANSPQGASPVPVPTQCRPTRDLYPIERAKAEVATADRVALLNAIDAEARRYDPRIKNVMASFNTEYKVVAVATSDGTLVGDSQPLSRLQITCIAEDGDNRQVGSFGGGGRVGFEYYLEDNRHLSYAREAAREAILNLSAVDAPAGVMPVVLAGGWPGILLHEAIGHGLEADFNRKKTSAFSSLLGKRVASDVCTIVDDGTLPFRRGSLNMDDEGTPTSCTTLIEKGILRRYITDKLNARLMGIPLTGNGRRENYQSVVLPRMTNTFMLAGESDPQDIIRSVKKGLYAVSFGGGQVDITNGKFVFSASEAYLIEDGQITKPVKGATLIGSGPEILTKVSMVGHDLKLDNGIGTCGKDGQSVPVGVGLPTLKIDEITVGGTQR; this is encoded by the coding sequence ATGCTCGAGCCGGTTCAGCTAGCCAAATTCGGTGTCACTGAACTCGAAGCTCAACACGCACTCGATCGGCTCAACATGAGGGATATTGACTATGCGGACCTCTATTTTGAGTCCCGCACCTCAGAGTCGGTATCGATGGAGGAAGGCATCGTGAAGCGTGCAGCCAAGAGTGTCTCTCAAGGCGTCGGCGTCCGTGCAATTGCCGGTGAGAAGACAGGGTTTGCCTACTCAGATGAACTCACAAAAAGGGATCTGGAGATTGCGGCCGACACGGCACGCTACATCGCTAATTCTCCTCAGGGAGCTTCTCCTGTGCCGGTGCCCACCCAGTGCCGACCGACCAGAGACCTCTATCCGATCGAACGAGCGAAGGCCGAGGTTGCCACGGCTGATCGCGTGGCGCTGTTAAACGCAATTGATGCCGAGGCCAGACGGTACGATCCCCGCATTAAGAACGTCATGGCTTCGTTTAACACCGAATACAAGGTGGTGGCGGTTGCGACCTCTGATGGGACACTGGTCGGCGATAGTCAACCGTTGTCCCGTCTGCAGATCACCTGTATTGCCGAGGACGGTGACAATCGACAGGTCGGGAGCTTCGGCGGGGGCGGTCGGGTTGGATTTGAGTACTACCTCGAGGACAATCGACACTTGAGCTATGCGCGAGAAGCGGCGAGAGAGGCGATCCTGAACTTGTCTGCTGTGGATGCTCCGGCCGGGGTGATGCCTGTGGTGTTGGCCGGTGGATGGCCCGGTATCCTACTGCACGAGGCGATCGGACATGGCTTGGAAGCCGACTTCAACCGGAAAAAGACGTCGGCCTTCTCAAGCTTGCTCGGGAAACGCGTGGCGTCGGACGTCTGCACGATCGTCGACGATGGAACCCTTCCATTTCGCCGAGGTTCGTTAAATATGGATGATGAGGGAACGCCAACCAGCTGCACGACACTCATCGAGAAGGGCATTCTCCGCCGCTATATCACCGATAAGCTCAACGCTCGCCTCATGGGCATTCCTCTGACCGGTAACGGTCGGCGTGAGAATTACCAAAGTGTGGTGCTCCCCCGTATGACGAATACCTTTATGTTGGCCGGTGAGTCGGATCCTCAGGACATTATTCGGTCGGTGAAGAAAGGGCTCTATGCCGTCTCGTTCGGCGGTGGACAGGTTGATATCACCAACGGGAAGTTCGTGTTCTCTGCCAGCGAGGCGTACCTCATCGAGGACGGACAGATCACGAAGCCGGTGAAGGGCGCAACATTGATCGGGAGTGGGCCGGAGATCCTCACCAAGGTTTCGATGGTGGGGCATGATCTGAAACTCGACAATGGGATCGGGACGTGTGGGAAGGACGGCCAATCGGTGCCGGTCGGAGTCGGCTTGCCGACCCTCAAAATCGACGAAATCACGGTCGGGGGTACGCAGAGGTAA
- a CDS encoding isoprenyl transferase, which produces MAHPPASSFEHLSESELTAKLEPELLPKHIAVIMDGNGRWAELRGLPRIAGHREGINSVREMITLCLELGIHALTIYAFSQENWNRPTQEISALMGLLEHYLSTERASLIEQGVRFRTIGRHELLPSSAQHWIRTTEKETAHLDKLILTVALSYGGRAEIVDAVKTLVENVQAGTLQPNRIDEATIQQYLYTHPLQDPDLLIRTSGEARISNFLLWQLAYTELCFTPTLWPDFRRREFLLALIEYQRRERRFGRVLSTVSS; this is translated from the coding sequence ATGGCACACCCTCCGGCTTCAAGTTTCGAGCACCTGTCCGAGAGCGAATTGACCGCCAAGTTGGAACCGGAACTGCTCCCTAAACATATCGCGGTCATCATGGATGGCAACGGGCGGTGGGCGGAACTCCGTGGTCTCCCTCGCATCGCAGGCCATCGCGAAGGCATCAATTCCGTCAGGGAGATGATCACCCTCTGTCTGGAACTCGGCATTCATGCCCTGACGATCTATGCGTTTTCACAAGAAAATTGGAACCGTCCGACACAAGAAATCAGCGCTCTCATGGGACTCTTGGAACATTACCTCTCCACAGAGCGAGCCAGCTTGATTGAGCAAGGCGTGCGCTTCCGCACCATCGGTCGCCACGAGCTGCTTCCTTCATCGGCTCAACACTGGATTCGCACAACCGAGAAGGAAACAGCGCATCTCGATAAGCTGATCCTAACGGTCGCCCTCAGCTACGGAGGACGAGCAGAAATCGTCGATGCCGTAAAAACACTGGTCGAGAACGTCCAGGCGGGAACCCTCCAACCGAACCGTATCGATGAAGCCACGATTCAACAGTACCTCTACACCCACCCGCTTCAAGATCCGGACTTACTGATTCGGACAAGTGGAGAAGCCAGGATCAGCAACTTTCTCCTATGGCAACTGGCCTACACAGAATTGTGCTTCACGCCGACCTTGTGGCCGGACTTTCGACGACGGGAGTTTCTGCTCGCGCTGATCGAGTATCAAAGACGGGAGCGTCGCTTCGGCCGAGTGCTGAGTACTGTGTCTTCGTAA
- a CDS encoding phosphatidate cytidylyltransferase, translating into MATGLHRIVLHADLVAGLSTTGVSARADRVSKTGASLRPSAEYCVFVTYVGHPSITEAIAHSSTSVTTTPARPKQFDIRRLYTAAVLIPAVYLIIVHLTPWALTLLLIAVGSLALLELYRLSFQSRLNHVLVGVGSATYVLTLARSHVSLPLPELLLGGAFMIAVTASFVATSAKYRWKDALITMFGVLYVGVTLSSIVSTRALPTGEFLVLFLAVVTWASDTGAYYAGTLWGKHLLMPSISPKKTVEGVLGGLILAVAAAIVAQWWFASQLSLLDAFILGVLLTGTGLIGDLFESMIKRRTGVKDSGGILPGHGGMLDRLDSLLFTAPTFYYYVAYVRDLAPPL; encoded by the coding sequence ATGGCAACTGGCCTACACAGAATTGTGCTTCACGCCGACCTTGTGGCCGGACTTTCGACGACGGGAGTTTCTGCTCGCGCTGATCGAGTATCAAAGACGGGAGCGTCGCTTCGGCCGAGTGCTGAGTACTGTGTCTTCGTAACCTATGTGGGACATCCATCCATCACCGAAGCAATCGCCCACAGCTCGACATCCGTGACCACCACACCTGCACGCCCCAAACAGTTCGATATCAGGCGTCTCTATACTGCGGCTGTGCTGATCCCGGCCGTCTACCTCATCATCGTCCACCTCACGCCCTGGGCCTTAACGCTGCTCTTGATCGCCGTCGGCTCTCTGGCCCTGCTCGAACTGTATCGTCTCAGCTTCCAATCGCGGTTGAATCATGTCCTCGTCGGTGTCGGGTCGGCAACCTATGTTCTGACCCTCGCCCGATCTCATGTGTCTCTCCCGCTTCCCGAGCTTCTTCTCGGCGGTGCGTTCATGATTGCCGTAACAGCCTCTTTTGTTGCCACATCCGCAAAATATCGATGGAAGGACGCGCTGATCACCATGTTCGGCGTGCTCTACGTGGGCGTCACCCTCAGTAGTATTGTATCGACCCGCGCGCTGCCGACCGGGGAATTCCTCGTGCTATTTCTGGCGGTGGTCACATGGGCTTCTGACACCGGGGCGTACTACGCCGGGACCCTGTGGGGCAAACACCTTCTCATGCCGTCGATCAGTCCCAAGAAGACCGTTGAGGGGGTACTTGGAGGGCTCATATTGGCCGTCGCTGCCGCCATCGTGGCTCAATGGTGGTTTGCCTCACAACTCTCACTGTTAGATGCGTTCATCCTTGGCGTACTGCTGACGGGAACTGGGCTCATCGGAGACCTGTTCGAATCCATGATTAAGCGACGCACGGGCGTCAAAGATTCCGGTGGAATCTTGCCAGGCCATGGCGGTATGTTGGATCGGCTCGATAGTCTCTTGTTCACCGCCCCCACCTTCTACTACTATGTCGCCTACGTTCGAGACCTGGCACCGCCTCTATAA
- a CDS encoding 1-deoxy-D-xylulose-5-phosphate reductoisomerase, whose product MKSIIILGSTGSIGTNTLDIVQRFPDEFRVVGLTAGNNIDKLEAQIRQFAPIAVAVSTESSAALLRNRCADLPVEVMAGGEGITQVATGLDAELVISAIVGAAGLVPTLSAIRSGKHIALANKEPMVMAGKLMQDEARKHGVRIFPVDSEHSAIFQSLEGHRIEDVRRVILTASGGALWTLPQEQLLHVTPEQALQHPNWKMGSKITIDSATLMNKGLEVVEARWLFNIPESNIDVLVHRESIIHSLVEYKDRSMIAQLGLPDMRTPISYAMRYPARMALDLPSLDLTEIGRLTFCKPDHDRFPCLNLGYESLRIGGTMPAAMNAANEIAVDAFLNHGLCFSEIPQVIRSTMEAHAHQEITCLDDALEADRWAREKAESLVHALPR is encoded by the coding sequence ATGAAGTCGATTATCATCTTGGGATCAACCGGATCGATCGGAACCAATACCCTCGATATCGTTCAACGGTTTCCCGATGAGTTCCGCGTCGTCGGCCTGACGGCCGGCAACAATATCGACAAGCTTGAAGCCCAGATCCGCCAGTTCGCACCTATCGCCGTGGCGGTCTCTACGGAATCCTCTGCGGCATTGCTCAGAAACCGGTGCGCCGATCTTCCGGTTGAGGTCATGGCCGGCGGAGAAGGCATTACACAGGTCGCAACGGGGCTCGATGCCGAATTGGTGATTTCTGCCATCGTGGGAGCAGCCGGACTCGTACCGACCCTGTCCGCCATCCGCAGTGGGAAACACATTGCCTTGGCCAATAAAGAACCGATGGTGATGGCCGGCAAGCTGATGCAGGATGAGGCTAGAAAACATGGGGTCAGGATTTTTCCAGTCGATAGCGAACATAGTGCCATTTTCCAGTCATTGGAAGGGCATCGGATTGAAGACGTCCGGCGAGTGATACTCACAGCGTCCGGCGGAGCCCTGTGGACACTGCCCCAGGAGCAACTCCTGCATGTGACGCCGGAACAAGCCCTGCAGCATCCGAACTGGAAGATGGGATCTAAGATCACCATCGACTCAGCGACGCTGATGAACAAGGGACTGGAAGTAGTAGAAGCACGCTGGCTCTTCAATATTCCCGAGTCCAACATCGACGTGCTGGTTCATCGAGAAAGCATTATCCACTCTCTCGTAGAATATAAAGATCGATCCATGATCGCCCAACTGGGTCTCCCGGATATGCGAACTCCGATCTCGTACGCGATGCGTTACCCCGCCAGAATGGCGCTCGACCTCCCCTCACTGGATTTGACGGAAATTGGACGATTGACCTTTTGCAAACCCGACCATGATCGCTTTCCGTGCCTCAACCTTGGGTACGAGTCGCTTCGAATCGGCGGGACCATGCCTGCCGCCATGAATGCGGCCAATGAAATCGCCGTCGATGCATTCCTCAACCATGGCCTTTGCTTCAGTGAGATCCCGCAGGTCATTCGCAGTACTATGGAGGCGCATGCGCATCAAGAGATTACCTGCCTTGATGATGCGCTAGAAGCGGATCGATGGGCTCGAGAAAAGGCGGAATCGTTGGTGCATGCGTTACCTCGCTAA
- the rseP gene encoding RIP metalloprotease RseP, with amino-acid sequence MTFALTWSPDTLWLLLQKAWWFLVVLGVLVAFHELGHFLAARWVGVKVLKFSIGFGPKLFGRQVGETEYLVSAVPLGGYVKLFGEDETEATTPEDRRRSFSHQGLWGKVLIVAAGPGFNFILAYLIFAGWLSTGAPLFVPTFHDLSADVEALAPGSPASMAGMEVGDRIVKMNGKDISTKTELLDLVSKSKGQPVLLEVRRDDQLKTLTATPIPITGEGASSNEPLYTIGVEETPPLVTSVMPGLPASLAGFKPGDRVVAIDGHAIYTWAQMTTQVREHPQKSLKLDVLRDGIRTTLTVTPTSEKVTMNGQTLEVGKIGIAGPGRSLMRSDNAAAAVYQGLEATWGWTELTAVGLYKMIVGDISSKNIGGPLTIANISGEAASQGASSVVFLIAILSINLGVLNLLPIPILDGGHLLFFLIEGILRKPLAERQREVAQQVGLVLLVGVMIFAFWNDLERIFSH; translated from the coding sequence ATGACGTTCGCTCTTACCTGGTCCCCCGATACATTGTGGCTGCTCCTTCAGAAGGCCTGGTGGTTCCTTGTGGTCCTTGGCGTGCTCGTCGCCTTCCATGAGCTCGGCCATTTCCTCGCCGCTCGATGGGTCGGAGTGAAAGTCCTCAAGTTTTCCATCGGCTTTGGCCCGAAGTTATTCGGTCGCCAGGTCGGCGAAACCGAATATCTCGTCTCCGCCGTCCCGCTCGGTGGGTACGTCAAGTTGTTTGGCGAGGATGAGACGGAGGCCACAACACCTGAGGACCGGCGGCGATCATTTTCACACCAGGGCTTGTGGGGAAAGGTTCTTATCGTCGCGGCTGGCCCGGGGTTTAATTTCATTCTGGCCTACTTGATCTTCGCCGGATGGCTGTCCACTGGTGCACCATTGTTTGTCCCAACGTTTCACGATCTGAGTGCTGATGTCGAGGCTCTGGCTCCCGGCTCTCCCGCATCAATGGCAGGGATGGAAGTTGGAGACCGCATCGTCAAGATGAACGGCAAAGACATCTCGACCAAAACGGAGTTACTGGACCTCGTCTCCAAGAGCAAGGGCCAGCCTGTTTTACTCGAAGTCCGACGAGACGATCAGCTAAAAACACTGACAGCCACGCCTATACCAATCACTGGAGAGGGGGCCAGCAGCAACGAACCGCTGTATACGATCGGCGTTGAAGAAACGCCTCCTCTCGTCACCTCGGTTATGCCCGGATTACCCGCCTCCCTGGCCGGATTCAAGCCAGGCGATCGAGTCGTCGCGATCGATGGCCACGCTATCTATACCTGGGCACAGATGACGACTCAGGTACGGGAACACCCGCAGAAGTCACTGAAACTCGACGTCCTCCGCGACGGAATACGGACCACGCTGACCGTCACGCCAACCAGTGAAAAAGTGACGATGAACGGACAGACGCTCGAAGTCGGAAAGATCGGCATCGCGGGACCTGGCCGTTCATTGATGCGCTCCGACAACGCAGCAGCAGCTGTATATCAAGGACTCGAAGCTACGTGGGGATGGACTGAATTGACTGCGGTTGGCCTCTATAAAATGATCGTGGGGGATATTTCGAGCAAGAATATCGGTGGACCGCTGACGATCGCCAATATTTCCGGTGAAGCGGCCTCCCAGGGCGCCTCTAGTGTCGTGTTCCTGATCGCCATCTTGAGCATCAACCTCGGGGTCCTCAATTTGCTGCCGATCCCGATCCTCGACGGCGGCCACTTGCTCTTTTTCCTGATTGAGGGCATTCTGCGCAAGCCACTCGCAGAACGGCAACGAGAGGTTGCCCAGCAGGTCGGGTTAGTTCTGTTGGTTGGCGTCATGATCTTTGCCTTCTGGAACGACCTGGAACGCATCTTCTCCCACTAA